ATTAGAGAAATTCAGAGAAATGATCCGCAATCAAGGTGGCGATGATAGTATCATCGATCATCCTGAACGCTTATTGACAGCGAAATATCAAATAGAATTACCTGCAAAAACGTCAGGAGTTGTTCAAAAGCTCGTGGCAAACGAAATTGGTATCGCTGCAATGTTACTAGGTGCAGGTCGAGCAACAAAAGAAGATGAAGTCGATCATGCAGTAGGTATCAAGTTACACAAGAAAGTCGGTATGCCAGTGAAATCTGGGGAGTCTCTGTTAACTATTTATTCAAATTCAGAATCAATCGAGAACGTAAAAGAACTTTTATATAAAAATATCGAAATCGGCAGTTCTGGCACTGAACCTGAGCTGATTCATGATATAATAACAGCATAAAGGATGTGTAAAAAAATAATGGAATTAAATCAAATGATTGACCACACTATTTTAAAAGCAGACGCAAAGGAAGAGGATGTTTTACGAATCATTGAAGAAGCAAAAAAATACGAATTCTTCTCAGTTTGTATCAATCCATGTTGGGTTGCTTTAGCAAAAGAACACTTGGCAGGGACATCTGTTGATGTTTGTACAGTAATCGGTTTTCCTCTAGGGGCTAATACTTCAGAAGTAAAAGCTTATGAAGCGACGGATGCAATTAATAATGGAGCAACAGAAGTTGATATGGTCATCAATGTCGGTGCGCTTAAATCTAAGCAGTATAAAAAAGTCTTGAAGGATATTCAAGCCGTGGTTGATGCAGCGAAAGGTAAAGCGTTAGTGAAAGTAATCATTGAGACAGCTTTACTAACAGATGAAGAAAAAATCAAAGTTTGTGAGCTTGCTAAAGAAGCAGGTGCAGATTTTGTTAAAACATCGACTGGCTTTTCAACTGGCGGAGCAACTGTAGCAGATGTGAAATTAATGCGTGAAACAGTAGGACCAGATATGGGCGTTAAAGCCTCTGGCGGTATTCACAATGAAGAAGAAGCTAAAGCCATGATCGATGCAGGAGCGACACGTATCGGAACAAGTGCTGGAGTTGCAATTATGGAAGGCTCAACTGGAGCAGGCTATTAATCTAAAGAAGAAAGCGGCGGACAAATGACAGCAAAACAAGAATGGTTAGCTATCGCAGATGATGCGTTATTAAAAGCGTATGTACCGTATTCTCACTTTCCGGTGGGAGCATGCCTAATCACCAAAGAAGGAAAAACCTATCAAGGTGTTAATATTGAAAATGCTTCATATGGATTGACCAATTGTGCAGAACGGACAGCGATTTTTAAAGCTGTTTCTGAAGGCGAACGAGAATTTCAACATTTAGTGATTGCAGGAAATACACCTGAGCCGATCTCTCCGTGCGGTGCATGCCGCCAAGTGATGGCTGAATTTTGCGCGCCTGAAATGCCAGTTACGTTGGTTGGCGAACACGGTGTAACGAAAGAGACGACTGTCGGTGAGTTATTGCCGTATGCATTTACGGAAAAAGATTTATAAGATCTAGCTACACTACTGTACATGTGGCATTGCAAGATCCAGCTACATGAACCAAACCTCTCAACAAATAGACAAAATGCTAGAAAGATAAAAAACATCTTTCTATCATTTTCCTAATTTGTTCGAGGTCTGAGCGGTTCATTCCGCTTTTCAATTGTTTCATTCAGTCATCCGGCTGTTGAAAATATAAAACTATTTTAGGGGGCTTTACAGAGATGAAAAAAGCAAAATTATTTGGTTTTGGCTTGACTGCACTAGCATTAACAGTTGCACTAGCGGCATGTGGTGGAGGTAAAAAAGATTCAACAGGTGGAAAATCAGCAGGTGGGGACGCTGATCATAGCGTTGTAATCGTTACTGATATCGGTGGGGTAGATGACCGTTCGTTTAACCAATCAGCTTGGGAAGGTTTACAAGCTTGGGGGAAAGAACATGATTTGAAAAAAGGAGCAGATGGTTTTGATTACATTCAATCAAACGATGCTTCAGAATACGTAACAAATATTGATACAGCTGTTTCTAACGGATTTAAAACAGTCTTTGGTATTGGCTATCTATTAGCTGATTCAATCGGTACTGCAGCGGATGCAAATCCAGATACACAATTCGGTATCATTGATAGTGTCATTGAAGGA
This sequence is a window from Enterococcus sp. 7F3_DIV0205. Protein-coding genes within it:
- a CDS encoding cytidine deaminase codes for the protein MTAKQEWLAIADDALLKAYVPYSHFPVGACLITKEGKTYQGVNIENASYGLTNCAERTAIFKAVSEGEREFQHLVIAGNTPEPISPCGACRQVMAEFCAPEMPVTLVGEHGVTKETTVGELLPYAFTEKDL
- the deoC gene encoding deoxyribose-phosphate aldolase, whose product is MELNQMIDHTILKADAKEEDVLRIIEEAKKYEFFSVCINPCWVALAKEHLAGTSVDVCTVIGFPLGANTSEVKAYEATDAINNGATEVDMVINVGALKSKQYKKVLKDIQAVVDAAKGKALVKVIIETALLTDEEKIKVCELAKEAGADFVKTSTGFSTGGATVADVKLMRETVGPDMGVKASGGIHNEEEAKAMIDAGATRIGTSAGVAIMEGSTGAGY